In Phocoena sinus isolate mPhoSin1 chromosome X, mPhoSin1.pri, whole genome shotgun sequence, a genomic segment contains:
- the LAGE3 gene encoding EKC/KEOPS complex subunit LAGE3 — protein sequence MRDFTNWRRCGGRRESSVSEAKNAPPGRRGGGELSSGAEKHREGMAEPPFASPGVAVEGQGRGGNMEREEMLPAREMGGPGGKAHAIAPNAEILPQGPECLSWALYPLGQVSTPEVGADPPVTPWPLAAVGPRDPLSAPHGGTSSQSLIPRAVGRTGRSQREGAELQEGALVSQPTAERADGETSGPKTESEAERAAAMQAAEAEAGAGRMAGGAEGLDSQGGSGGRGCRGGPRSGGAAAAANDGALCAAPAQHSPGPGGHPASTARRPGSRPHVFALSVPFPSTLEAEIAHGSLAPDAELHHGAVGKELTVSGSVLAVHWRAEDSHLLQISIVNFLDQLSLVIRTMQRFGPPVAR from the exons ATGAGGGACTTCACCAACTGGAGACGCTGTGGAGGCCGCAGGGAGAGCTCGGTGTCAGAGGCCAAGAACGCCCCTCCAGGAAGACGTGGTGGGGGGGAGTTGTCTAGTGGTGCCGAGAAGCACAGGGAGGGCATGGCAGAGCCTCCTTTCGCCTCG CCGGGTGTAGCTGTGGAGGGGCAGGGCCGGGGCGGGAACATGGAGAGGGAGGAGATGCTGCCGGCCCGAGAGATGGGAGGCCCGGGTGGGAAGGCCCATGCCATC GCTCCGAATGCTGAGATTCTTCCACAGGGGCCGGAATGTCTATCGTGGGCACTGTACCCCTTGGGCCAAGTGTCCACCCCGGAGGTGGGTGCTGACCCACCTGTTaccccctggcccctggccgCTGTGGGGCCCCGAGACCCGCTGTCCGCTCCTCACGGAGGGACCTCGAGCCAGTCGCTGATCCCCAGGGCTGTGGG GCGCACGGGGCGGAGTCAGCGCGAGGGGGCGGAGCTTCAGGAAGGAGCCCTTGTCTCTCAGCCGACCGCGGAGAGAGCGGATGGGGAGACCAGCGGCCCGAAGACAGAGTCGGAGGCAGAGCGCGCTGCAGCCATGCAGGCGGCAGAGGCGGAAGCAGGCGCAGGCAGGATGGCGGGCGGCGCTGAAGGCCTGGACAGCCAGGGGGGCAGCGGGGGCAGGGGGTGCCGGGGCGGCCCTCGCAGCGGGGGTGCTGCTGCCGCTGCAAACGACGGAGCTCTGTGTGCCGCGCCGGCACAGCACTCTCCGGGGCCGGGCGGACACCCCGCGTCCACAGCCAGAAGGCCGGGAAGCCGGCCACACGTATT CGCCCTAAGTGTGCCTTTCCCGTCCACCTTGGAGGCGGAGATCGCCCATGGGTCCCTGGCCCCAGATGCCGAACTGCACCATGGGGCTGTTGGGAAGGAGCTCACAGTAAGCGGCAGCGTCCTGGCGGT CCACTGGAGAGCTGAAGATTCCCACCTCCTCCAAATTTCCATCGTCAACTTTCTTGACCAGCTTTCTCTGGTGATACGGACCATGCAGCGCTTTGGGCCCCCCGTTGCACGCTAA
- the UBL4A gene encoding ubiquitin-like protein 4A isoform X1, translating to MQLTVKALQGRECNLQVSEDELVSTLKHLVSERLNVPVRQQRLLFKGKALADGKRLSDYSIGPNSKLNLVVKPLEKVLLEESSARTVAEAPPPPPATWPLISKVLARHFSAADASRVLDQLQRDYERSLSRLTLDDIERLAGRFLHPEVTEAMEKGFSNVCFIPGLCLRIRRWLPAASTKSLDHSQQGAPSRPVA from the exons ATGCAGCTAACAGTGAAGGCGCTCCAGGGCCGCGAGTGCAACCTGCAG GTGTCGGAGGACGAGCTGGTGTCCACGCTGAAACATCTGGTCTCCGAGAGGTTGAACGTCCCCGTCCGCCAGCAGCGGCTGCTGTTCAAGGGCAAGGCCCTGGCAG ATGGGAAAAGACTCTCCGATTACAGCATTGGGCCCAATTCCAAGCTCAACCTAGTGGTCAAACCTCTGGAGAAGGTGTTACTGGAAGAAAGCAGCGCGCGGACAGTGgccgaggccccgcccccacccccggccaccTGGCCTCTAATCTCCAAAGTCCTGGCCCGTCACTTCAGCGCCGCAGATGCCAGCAGAGTCCTGGACCAACTCCAGAGG GATTATGAGAGGTCCCTGAGCCGCCTGACGCTGGACGACATCGAACGCTTGGCTGGCCGCTTCCTGCACCCTGAAGTGACTGAAGCTATGGAGAAGGGGTTCTCCAA CGTCTGCTTCATCCCAGGCCTCTGCCTCAGGATCAGAAGATGGTTGCCTGCAGCTTCCACCAAATCCCTCGATCACAGCCAGCAAGGAGCACCTTCCCGACCTGTAGCGTAG
- the UBL4A gene encoding ubiquitin-like protein 4A isoform X2, translated as MQLTVKALQGRECNLQVSEDELVSTLKHLVSERLNVPVRQQRLLFKGKALADGKRLSDYSIGPNSKLNLVVKPLEKVLLEESSARTVAEAPPPPPATWPLISKVLARHFSAADASRVLDQLQRDYERSLSRLTLDDIERLAGRFLHPEVTEAMEKGFSK; from the exons ATGCAGCTAACAGTGAAGGCGCTCCAGGGCCGCGAGTGCAACCTGCAG GTGTCGGAGGACGAGCTGGTGTCCACGCTGAAACATCTGGTCTCCGAGAGGTTGAACGTCCCCGTCCGCCAGCAGCGGCTGCTGTTCAAGGGCAAGGCCCTGGCAG ATGGGAAAAGACTCTCCGATTACAGCATTGGGCCCAATTCCAAGCTCAACCTAGTGGTCAAACCTCTGGAGAAGGTGTTACTGGAAGAAAGCAGCGCGCGGACAGTGgccgaggccccgcccccacccccggccaccTGGCCTCTAATCTCCAAAGTCCTGGCCCGTCACTTCAGCGCCGCAGATGCCAGCAGAGTCCTGGACCAACTCCAGAGG GATTATGAGAGGTCCCTGAGCCGCCTGACGCTGGACGACATCGAACGCTTGGCTGGCCGCTTCCTGCACCCTGAAGTGACTGAAGCTATGGAGAAGGGGTTCTCCAAGTAG
- the SLC10A3 gene encoding P3 protein isoform X2: MVFRRWLGLGGGSVCTGPRGMLRASLLLLSLLCGARGTASASLSAAVGRTVPLTGRRYLSIGDGSVTEFEFPEESEGIIVVSSQYPGQGNGTGPSPVLRVTSLDTELLTIKNLLDPCEAPPTLVEERRDFCIKVSRAEDPAALGTDLAHFSENPVLYLLLPLIFVNKCSFGCKVELEVLKGLLQSPQPMLLGLLGQFLVMPFYAFLMAKVFMLPKALALGLIITCSSPGGGGSYLFSLLLGGDVTLAISMTFISTVAATGFLPLSSAIYSRLLSSHETLHVPISKILGTLLFIAIPIAAGVLIRSKLPRFSQLLLQVIKPFSFVLLLGGLFLACHMGVFILAGVRLPIVLVGLTVPPVGLLVGYCLATCLKLPVAQRRTVSIEVGVQNSLLALAMLQLSLRRLQADYASQAPFLVALSGTSEMLALVTGHFIYSSVCAVP, translated from the exons ATGGTGTTTAGAAGGTGGCTGGGCCTGGGGGGTGGCAGTGTCTGCACGGGCCCCCGAGGCATGCTCAGGGCCAGCCTGCTGCTTCTCAGCCTGCTCTGTGGGGCACGGGGCACAGCCAGCGCCAGTCTCAGCGCGGCTGTGGGCCGTACCGTGCCCCTGACAGGGCGCCGCTACCTGAGCATTGGGGATGGCTCCGTGACGGAGTTTGAGTTCCCAGAGGAGAGCGAGGGCATCATCGTGGTCTCAAGCCAGTACCCGGGCCAGGGCAACGGGACGGGGCCCAGCCCCGTGCTGAGGGTCACCTCCCTGGACACAGAGCTGCTGACCATCAAGAAC CTCCTGGACCCCTGTGAGGCCCCACCCACGCTGGTTGAGGAGCGGAGAGATTTCTGCATCAAGGTCTCACGTGCTGAAGACCCTGCCGCCCTTGGCACTGACTTGGCCCACTTCTCAGAGAACCCAGTACTCTACCTGCTCCTGCCTCTTATCTTTGTCAACAAGTGTTCATTTGGGTGCAAAGTAGAGCTCGAAGTTCTGAAGGGGCTCCTGCAGAGCCCCCAGCCCATGCTGCTGGGCCTCCTGGGCCAGTTTCTGGTTATGCCCTTCTATGCTTTCCTGATGGCTAAGGTCTTCATGCTGCCCAAGGCCCTGGCTCTGGGCCTCATCATCACTTGCTCGTCGCCCGGCGGCGGGGGGAGCTACCTCTTCAGCCTCCTCCTTGGGGGGGATGTCACCCTGGCCATCTCCATGACCTTCATCTCAACGGTGGCTGCCACCGGCTTCCTGCCGCTGTCCTCGGCCATCTACAGCCGCCTGCTCAGCAGCCACGAAACACTCCACGTGCCCATTTCCAAGATCCTGGGGACCCTGCTGTTCATCGCCATCCCCATAGCAGCGGGCGTGCTGATCAGGTCGAAGCTCCCCAGGTTCTCGCAGCTGCTGCTGCAGGTCATCAAGCCCTTCAGCTTCGTGCTGCTCCTGGGCGGCCTCTTCCTGGCCTGCCACATGGGGGTCTTCATCCTGGCGGGCGTCAGGCTGCCCATTGTGCTGGTGGGCCTCACAGTGCCCCCGGTCGGCCTCCTGGTGGGTTACTGCCTGGCCACGTGCCTGAAGCTGCCAGTGGCCCAGCGTCGGACTGTCAGCATCGAGGTCGGGGTGCAGAACAGCCTGCTGGCCTTGGCCATGCTGCAGCTGTCCCTCCGCCGCCTTCAGGCTGACTATGCCTCCCAGGCCCCCTTCCTTGTGGCACTGAGTGGCACCTCAGAGATGCTGGCCTTAGTCACTGGCCACTTCATCTATAGCAGTGTGTGTGCAGTTCCCTGA
- the SLC10A3 gene encoding P3 protein isoform X1 produces MVFRRWLGLGGGSVCTGPRGMLRASLLLLSLLCGARGTASASLSAAVGRTVPLTGRRYLSIGDGSVTEFEFPEESEGIIVVSSQYPGQGNGTGPSPVLRVTSLDTELLTIKNVSAIAWAGGGGFVVSIHSGLPGLAPLHLQLLDPCEAPPTLVEERRDFCIKVSRAEDPAALGTDLAHFSENPVLYLLLPLIFVNKCSFGCKVELEVLKGLLQSPQPMLLGLLGQFLVMPFYAFLMAKVFMLPKALALGLIITCSSPGGGGSYLFSLLLGGDVTLAISMTFISTVAATGFLPLSSAIYSRLLSSHETLHVPISKILGTLLFIAIPIAAGVLIRSKLPRFSQLLLQVIKPFSFVLLLGGLFLACHMGVFILAGVRLPIVLVGLTVPPVGLLVGYCLATCLKLPVAQRRTVSIEVGVQNSLLALAMLQLSLRRLQADYASQAPFLVALSGTSEMLALVTGHFIYSSVCAVP; encoded by the coding sequence ATGGTGTTTAGAAGGTGGCTGGGCCTGGGGGGTGGCAGTGTCTGCACGGGCCCCCGAGGCATGCTCAGGGCCAGCCTGCTGCTTCTCAGCCTGCTCTGTGGGGCACGGGGCACAGCCAGCGCCAGTCTCAGCGCGGCTGTGGGCCGTACCGTGCCCCTGACAGGGCGCCGCTACCTGAGCATTGGGGATGGCTCCGTGACGGAGTTTGAGTTCCCAGAGGAGAGCGAGGGCATCATCGTGGTCTCAAGCCAGTACCCGGGCCAGGGCAACGGGACGGGGCCCAGCCCCGTGCTGAGGGTCACCTCCCTGGACACAGAGCTGCTGACCATCAAGAACGTGAGTGCCATAGCCTGGGCTGGTGGGGGCGGCTTCGTGGTGAGCATCCACTCGGGCCTGCCTGGGCTAGCGCCACTCCACCTCCAGCTCCTGGACCCCTGTGAGGCCCCACCCACGCTGGTTGAGGAGCGGAGAGATTTCTGCATCAAGGTCTCACGTGCTGAAGACCCTGCCGCCCTTGGCACTGACTTGGCCCACTTCTCAGAGAACCCAGTACTCTACCTGCTCCTGCCTCTTATCTTTGTCAACAAGTGTTCATTTGGGTGCAAAGTAGAGCTCGAAGTTCTGAAGGGGCTCCTGCAGAGCCCCCAGCCCATGCTGCTGGGCCTCCTGGGCCAGTTTCTGGTTATGCCCTTCTATGCTTTCCTGATGGCTAAGGTCTTCATGCTGCCCAAGGCCCTGGCTCTGGGCCTCATCATCACTTGCTCGTCGCCCGGCGGCGGGGGGAGCTACCTCTTCAGCCTCCTCCTTGGGGGGGATGTCACCCTGGCCATCTCCATGACCTTCATCTCAACGGTGGCTGCCACCGGCTTCCTGCCGCTGTCCTCGGCCATCTACAGCCGCCTGCTCAGCAGCCACGAAACACTCCACGTGCCCATTTCCAAGATCCTGGGGACCCTGCTGTTCATCGCCATCCCCATAGCAGCGGGCGTGCTGATCAGGTCGAAGCTCCCCAGGTTCTCGCAGCTGCTGCTGCAGGTCATCAAGCCCTTCAGCTTCGTGCTGCTCCTGGGCGGCCTCTTCCTGGCCTGCCACATGGGGGTCTTCATCCTGGCGGGCGTCAGGCTGCCCATTGTGCTGGTGGGCCTCACAGTGCCCCCGGTCGGCCTCCTGGTGGGTTACTGCCTGGCCACGTGCCTGAAGCTGCCAGTGGCCCAGCGTCGGACTGTCAGCATCGAGGTCGGGGTGCAGAACAGCCTGCTGGCCTTGGCCATGCTGCAGCTGTCCCTCCGCCGCCTTCAGGCTGACTATGCCTCCCAGGCCCCCTTCCTTGTGGCACTGAGTGGCACCTCAGAGATGCTGGCCTTAGTCACTGGCCACTTCATCTATAGCAGTGTGTGTGCAGTTCCCTGA
- the FAM3A gene encoding protein FAM3A isoform X3 has translation MRLAGPLRIMALVISVGLTWLVASILLGGPGGGFPLIQQLFAGPENSVTAEPRARKYKCGLPQPCPEEHLAFRVVSGAANVIGPKICLEDRMLMSSVKDNVGRGLNIALVNDVNDLLKFIRPLHEGTLVFVASYDDPATKMNEETRKLFSDLGSKNVKDLAFRDSWVFVGAKGVQNKSPFEQHVKNSKHSNKYEGWPEALEMEGCIPRRTTAS, from the exons ATGAGGTTGGCAG GTCCCCTCCGCATCATGGCCCTGGTCATCTCCGTGGGCCTCACCTGGCTCGTAGCCAGCATCCTCCTCGGTGGGCCTGGCGGCGGCTTTCCTCTCATCCAGCAACTCTTCGCCG GCCCAGAGAACTCAGTGACTGCAG AGCCGAGGGCCAGGAAGTACAAATGCGGCCTGCCTCAGCCGTGTCCCGAGGAGCACCTGGCCTTCCGCGTGGTCAGCGGGGCTGCCAACGTCATTGGACCCAAGATCTGCCTGGAGGACAGGAT GCTCATGAGCAGTGTCAAGGACAACGTGGGCCGGGGACTGAACATCGCCCTGGTGAACG ATGTCAATGATCTACTGAAGTTTATCCGGCCGCTGCATGAAGGCACCCTGGTGTTTGTGGCTTCCTACGATGACCCAGCCACCAA GATGAATGAAGAGACCAGGAAGCTTTTCAGCGATCTGGGCAGCAAGAATGTCAAGGACCTGGCCTTCCGGGACAGCTGGGTGTTTGTAGGGGCCAAGGGTGTGCAGAACAAGAGCCCCTTTGAGCAG CACGTGAAGAACAGTAAGCACAGCAATAAGTACGAAGGCTGGCCCGAGGCGCTGGAGATGGAGGGCTGCATCCCCAGGAGGACCACAGCCAGCTAG
- the FAM3A gene encoding protein FAM3A isoform X1 — translation MRLAGPLRIMALVISVGLTWLVASILLGGPGGGFPLIQQLFAGPENSVTAEPRARKYKCGLPQPCPEEHLAFRVVSGAANVIGPKICLEDRMLMSSVKDNVGRGLNIALVNGVSGELIEARAFDMWAGDVNDLLKFIRPLHEGTLVFVASYDDPATKMNEETRKLFSDLGSKNVKDLAFRDSWVFVGAKGVQNKSPFEQHVKNSKHSNKYEGWPEALEMEGCIPRRTTAS, via the exons ATGAGGTTGGCAG GTCCCCTCCGCATCATGGCCCTGGTCATCTCCGTGGGCCTCACCTGGCTCGTAGCCAGCATCCTCCTCGGTGGGCCTGGCGGCGGCTTTCCTCTCATCCAGCAACTCTTCGCCG GCCCAGAGAACTCAGTGACTGCAG AGCCGAGGGCCAGGAAGTACAAATGCGGCCTGCCTCAGCCGTGTCCCGAGGAGCACCTGGCCTTCCGCGTGGTCAGCGGGGCTGCCAACGTCATTGGACCCAAGATCTGCCTGGAGGACAGGAT GCTCATGAGCAGTGTCAAGGACAACGTGGGCCGGGGACTGAACATCGCCCTGGTGAACG GGGTAAGCGGAGAGCTCATCGAGGCCCGCGCCTTCGACATGTGGGCGGGAG ATGTCAATGATCTACTGAAGTTTATCCGGCCGCTGCATGAAGGCACCCTGGTGTTTGTGGCTTCCTACGATGACCCAGCCACCAA GATGAATGAAGAGACCAGGAAGCTTTTCAGCGATCTGGGCAGCAAGAATGTCAAGGACCTGGCCTTCCGGGACAGCTGGGTGTTTGTAGGGGCCAAGGGTGTGCAGAACAAGAGCCCCTTTGAGCAG CACGTGAAGAACAGTAAGCACAGCAATAAGTACGAAGGCTGGCCCGAGGCGCTGGAGATGGAGGGCTGCATCCCCAGGAGGACCACAGCCAGCTAG
- the FAM3A gene encoding protein FAM3A isoform X2, whose protein sequence is MALVISVGLTWLVASILLGGPGGGFPLIQQLFAGPENSVTAEPRARKYKCGLPQPCPEEHLAFRVVSGAANVIGPKICLEDRMLMSSVKDNVGRGLNIALVNGVSGELIEARAFDMWAGDVNDLLKFIRPLHEGTLVFVASYDDPATKMNEETRKLFSDLGSKNVKDLAFRDSWVFVGAKGVQNKSPFEQHVKNSKHSNKYEGWPEALEMEGCIPRRTTAS, encoded by the exons ATGGCCCTGGTCATCTCCGTGGGCCTCACCTGGCTCGTAGCCAGCATCCTCCTCGGTGGGCCTGGCGGCGGCTTTCCTCTCATCCAGCAACTCTTCGCCG GCCCAGAGAACTCAGTGACTGCAG AGCCGAGGGCCAGGAAGTACAAATGCGGCCTGCCTCAGCCGTGTCCCGAGGAGCACCTGGCCTTCCGCGTGGTCAGCGGGGCTGCCAACGTCATTGGACCCAAGATCTGCCTGGAGGACAGGAT GCTCATGAGCAGTGTCAAGGACAACGTGGGCCGGGGACTGAACATCGCCCTGGTGAACG GGGTAAGCGGAGAGCTCATCGAGGCCCGCGCCTTCGACATGTGGGCGGGAG ATGTCAATGATCTACTGAAGTTTATCCGGCCGCTGCATGAAGGCACCCTGGTGTTTGTGGCTTCCTACGATGACCCAGCCACCAA GATGAATGAAGAGACCAGGAAGCTTTTCAGCGATCTGGGCAGCAAGAATGTCAAGGACCTGGCCTTCCGGGACAGCTGGGTGTTTGTAGGGGCCAAGGGTGTGCAGAACAAGAGCCCCTTTGAGCAG CACGTGAAGAACAGTAAGCACAGCAATAAGTACGAAGGCTGGCCCGAGGCGCTGGAGATGGAGGGCTGCATCCCCAGGAGGACCACAGCCAGCTAG